A stretch of DNA from Kitasatospora kifunensis:
GGACGCTGAGGGCCGCGGTGTGCCAGCCGGACAGGGCGGGGCTTCGGGTGGCCCTGCTGAACAGGCCTTCGGCGGTCCGGGCGGCGTCCGAGGCGCTCTCCGCCCGCAGGAGCACGACCAGTTCGAGTTCGTCGGCTGTCACGAGAGCGGGGGCGCGGACGTGGTCGAGCCGGTCGGCTGTGGTCGCGTGGGCCCAGAGCAGGTCGACCACAGTGGCGGGGTGCGGGTTCCGGTCGCGGGCCGGCGGTCCGGTCAGTTGAACGGCCACCACGTAGCGCGCGTTCACCGGCTAGCTCCAGCAGCCGCCGCAGACCAGGCCGGGAGCCTGGTCCGCAGCGGTGGCCAGCGGAGCGGGGGGCGCGGTCGCGGCGTCGGCGGGCGCGGCGGAGAGTCCGATGCCGAACAGGGCGATCAGGCCGAACAGGACGAATCGCAGCATTCCGGGCATGGCGGGACCTCCGTCGGGTGTGTGTGGGGGGTGTTGGCACGGCGGGTCGCTGCGGTGCCGGAGCCGTCGGGCGGTTGGCGCCCTGTGGTGAACAGAAGTCTTCCGCGCAGCTCAAGCGGGCGGAAGCGGCTGCCGCTGGCACGAACGTTCCATGGCACGATCGGGCCAGGACCCGCACAGCGACTGCGGCCCCTGCTCCACGCGGACCGTCGTGTCACGCTCGGAGAGCAGATGGGCATCACAGGGCTCACACGGGGGACGGGGGCTGGAGCGATGCTGCGCGCTCTGGGACTGGATGCGGTCAGCGAGCAGGTGTACCAAGAGCTGCTGGCCGAACCGACGTTGGACGCAACGCTGCTGGCCGAGCGCCTCGGCCTGAGTCAGGACCAGGTCGGTGCGAGCCTGGACACGCTGGCCGACCTCGCGCTGCTGCGGATGTCGCGCGAAGCACCGCAGCAGCAGCGGCCGGTCAAACACCTTTTCGGAGCTGCCATGGGAGCCCCACGCGTGCGAGCGGATGGCGAACAGCGCGGCCAGGGAGCGCTGCAGAGCTGCGGTACCTGGCAACGTCGCGAAGTCGTAGTCCCGCACAATGCCGTCGCGGTTGCGGTGGTGCACCACCAGACCCTTGATCGGGTCCAGGACCTCGGGCGCGGCGTGGTCAGCCGACGGCAGCGACACCGAGTGACCTCTAGCCGCGCCAGCGTGTTGCGTAACGATGCGTCAAGGACGCTACCAGAGTGGCGGAAGTCACAGGGCGGCTGGAGGTCACCGTCCGCGCCTCGATTCGACAAGAGGACGGTACCCAACCCGACCACCCGTCGGCAGCGAGGAGAACCCATCAGCGGGGGTAGGGTTTACCCCCGTCCGGCCGGTGGGTTCACACTGCCGACCCGGCGCCGCCCGGTGCGACATCGTGGGGACATGACCGATCGACACTCGAGCCGCGAACTCGGCCGCGTCCGCAATCGCCGTATCAGCGCTGTCGCGGTGCTGGCGCTCGCCGCCCTCGTCACCGGAACCGGCACCGGGTTCGCCGCCACGACCACACCGTCGGCCACAACGGTGGCCACGCACGCGTTCGACGCCGCACCGGCCACGGCCACCGCGCCCACCCGGTCCTTCCAAGGCACGCTCCCCGCGCCGACCGGCCCCTACGCCGCCGGCGAGGACGTCATCCACCTCACCGACGCGAGCCGTCCCGACCCGTGGGTGCCGTCATCCGGCCCCCGCCAACTGACCGTCACGATGGTCTACCCGGCCGTCCCCGGGACCGGGACTCCGGCCCCTTACATGACCCTCGCCGAGGCAGCCGGAATCATCCAGCACCGGAAGTTGCCGGCGAGCTCCGGCGTCACCCCACAGAACCTTTCCAGCGTCACCACTCACGCCTTCGACGGCGCGCGGCCGCAAAGAGGCAAGTATCCGCTGGTGGTCCTCTCACCCGCGTCCGAGGACCCGCGCATGACGCTCACCTCGCTCGCGACCGACCTGGCCAGTCACGGCTACGTCGTCGCGCTCGTCGGCCACACCTACGAGGACAGCGGCGAGACGCTGGCGAACGGCCAGACGCCGCCGTGCGCGATCTGCGACAACCCGGCGATCGACTTCGACTCCGTCACCGCCAGCCGCGCGCTGGACGTGTCCTTCGTGATCGACCAGTTGACGCACGGCAATACCGCGTGGCCCCTGGCACACCTCATCGACAAGCACGAGATCGGCATGGCCGGACACTCCCTCGGCGGAGCGGCGGCCGCCGCCACGATGATCGCCGACCCGCGAGTACGGGCCGGAGTGAACATGGACGGCAAGTTCTTCCCGGCCCCGATGCCCGGCCAGATCAACCGGCCGCTCCTCATGCTGGGCGTGGCCGACAGCCACTCGCCCGGCGGCTACGACACCACGTGGGGGCAGACCTGGGCCGCCCTCGGCGGCTACAAGAAGTGGCTGACGGTCGCCGGCGCCGACCACTTCAGCTTCTCCGACCTGGACCTGCTTCAGGAGGAAGCCGGGTTCCCGACGCCGCCCCTCTCCCCGGAACGCGGGGTGGTGATCACCCGCGAGTACGTGACAGCGTTCTTCGACCAGACGCTGAAGGGGATCTACAGTCCGCTGCTGGACGGCCCCTCGCCGAACAATCCGGAAGTACTCTTCCAGTACTAGCTAGTGCTGTGACCGCATAAGTTCGCCGGGTTGCCTCGGTCAAGCGGTGAGAAGTGGGCGTCCGCCCCAGCGGACGCCCTTTTCGCTGCGGATGCGGGCGCGTTCTCGTCGTTTGGCGGCCAGGACGTCGGGGTGGCGGGCGTTGGCGTTGCGCCAGCGCAGGTAGCGGTGAAGCGCCCGGGTCTGGACGGTGTGGTTGGGGTGGTGGGAGTTGGCGAGGGTGAACTGCCGCAGCGGCCCGAAGTGGGCCTCGATCGGGTTGGCCCAGGACGCGTTGGTCGGCGTGAAGCAGAGTTCGACGTTGTTCCGCCGGGCCCACTGGCGGATCTTCCAGCCCTTGTGGGCCGAGAGGTTGTCCACGATCACGTAGATCGGGGCGCCGTCGGGACGGGCGGCGCGGATCGAGCGGAGCGCGGCCAGGCTGTTCGCGGCGCCCTTGCGGCGGTGGTTGACACCCCAGAGGGTGTCGTCGCCGATCGAGTAGCAGCCGTGGAAGTAGGTGACCCCGTGGGTGCGCTTGTAGGTGGCTGGCAGTCGGTCGGGCCGGCTCTGTTCGGCCCAGCAGGATCCGGCGGTGGGACGGATCCCGAGCGGTCCGAACTCGTCGAACGCGAACGTCCGGTCCGGGAAGCGTTCCAGGACGTGCTCGATCCGGTGGAGCTTGGCGTCGTACTCGGGGTCGGTGGACTCCTTCCACGTCTTGGTGCGTTGGAAGGTAACGCCGCGTCGGGCGAGCAGGCAGCGCAGGGCCTCGCGGCCGATGCGGATCACCCGGCCGTGCACGCGCCGCAGGTAGGCGAGCAGTTTGCGGATCGACCAGCGGGTGAAGGGCTGGCCGAGCGTGGCCGGGCGGGCGGTGGCCATCTGGACGACGAAGTCCTCGTCGTCAGGACTGAGTTGGCGGGGACGGCCTCCCGCCCATCGAGGGTCCAGGCAGGCCAGACCGATCTCGTTGAACCGGTGGATCACGTCCCGCACGGTGTCCTCGTCGGCCGCGACCAACTGGGCGATCACCGGCACCCGGTTGCCGCCGGCCGAGGCCAGCAGCATCATCGCCCGCCGGTAGCGCACCGAACTGGCACTGCCCCGCCGAACGATCCGCTGTAACTGCTGACCCTCCTGATCGGTCAGCCTGCGGACCTTGACCGGCTCTGCCACCACGCCTCCCGACACTGCGTTGAACGACTCGCGACATCCAACCGGTCAAGACCCCAGCGCCGCCACCCGCAACCCGGCGAACCTATGCGGTCACAGCACTAGTGCTGAGTTCCGCTTTTGGTGGGCATATGAGCTGATGGAGGGATAGTTCGGACGGTCAGGGGTGGGGTGGTTCGGGGTGGTGCTGCAGGCGCGGCAGAGCCGCGACGAGACTGAGGAAGTGACGGTGCATCGGCTGGCGCGGGCGCGGAAGGCGCCGCGGGATCTGGTGCTGCGGGCCCAGATGGTGGAGTGGAGCTGGGACGGGATGCTGGTCCCGGCGATCGCTGTCGAGTCGGGATGCAGTCAGAAGACGGTGCGTCGATGGCTGCATCGCTTCAACCGGGACGGGCTGGAGGGCCTGGACGACCTGGGCCTGGTCCCGCGCCTGCGTCCAGTGCCGCCCGCGGCTCGCCAGGAACGTCAGCAGCAGCACCAGGTCGTTCGCGTAGTTCCGCCGGGTCTCTGTCGTGAACTTCCGGAACGCCGCCGACTGCCCGTACCGGCACAGCCCCGGATCGATCCGATGATCCGGCGACACGAACACCGCGTCCCCTTCGCGCATCCCGACTCCCGCCCCCTCCAGTCCGGACGCACCGGATCGCTCCACCCAGTCCGGCCAGACCCAGAACACACGCCATCCGCTCACCGCTCACGCTTTCAGCAGCCCTTCAACACACGGACGGTATAGGGAAATGTGCGGCCGCTTCGTCTCCACCACCGGTCCCCAGGACCTCGTCAGTCTGTTCGGCGTCACCCGCTGGGACCCGGCCGAGACCCTCGATCCCAGCTGGAACGTGGCGCCCACCGACCCGGTGTGGGCCGTGCTGGAGCGCCTGGACCGCGACACCGGCGAACTCGCCCGCCAGCTACGCCCCCTGCGCTGGGGCCTGGTGCCGTCCTGGGCGAAGGACCCGAGCGTCGGAGCACGGATGATCAACGCCCGCTCCGAGACCGTCCACGAGAAGCCCGCCTTCCGCAAGGCCTTCGCCACCCGCCGGTGCCTGCTGCCCGCCGACGGCTACTACGAATGGGTCGCCATCGCCGCCGCCGAGGGGAAGAAGGCCTACAAACAGCCGTACTACCTCACCCCCGCTGACAACAGCCTGATGGCGATGGCCGCGCTGTACGAGTTCTGGCGCGACCCCACCCGCCCCGACCACGACCCGCTCGCCTGGCTGACCACCACCACGGTCATCACCACCCAGGCCCGCGACGACGCCGGCCGCGTCCACGACCGCATGCCGCTGACGATCGACCAGGACGACTTCGCGACCTGGCTCGACCCCGCGCTCACCGAGACGGCCGAGCTCCGCTCGCTGCTCCGCACCCCCGCTGACGGTCATCTGACCGTCCGCCCGGTCAGCACCGCGGTCAACAGCGTCCGCAACAACGGAGCCCAGCTCCTGGACGAGGCACCCGACGCTCCCCCACTCGCCTGACCGACAACGGGTCCAGCGCGGGAAGACCTGACCCCACGGGCGGACCAGCCCCCACAGCAGGAAGACGCCGAGGAAGGCCAGCAGAACGGTGGAATCCAGGCCCCAGGATTCCAGGGTGAGCCAGATCCCCGAGGCGCCGTTGCGCTCGGAGATCGCGATCATCTGTTATCTCCCAGGAAATCCCGGCCTTCAGGCCGGGAAGGAATGGGCGCTTGGCGTGGAGGCGCGGAGCGCCGGGATTTCTCTTCGTTGTCGGTGAGGGGCTGGGATGTCGG
This window harbors:
- a CDS encoding alpha/beta hydrolase family protein translates to MTDRHSSRELGRVRNRRISAVAVLALAALVTGTGTGFAATTTPSATTVATHAFDAAPATATAPTRSFQGTLPAPTGPYAAGEDVIHLTDASRPDPWVPSSGPRQLTVTMVYPAVPGTGTPAPYMTLAEAAGIIQHRKLPASSGVTPQNLSSVTTHAFDGARPQRGKYPLVVLSPASEDPRMTLTSLATDLASHGYVVALVGHTYEDSGETLANGQTPPCAICDNPAIDFDSVTASRALDVSFVIDQLTHGNTAWPLAHLIDKHEIGMAGHSLGGAAAAATMIADPRVRAGVNMDGKFFPAPMPGQINRPLLMLGVADSHSPGGYDTTWGQTWAALGGYKKWLTVAGADHFSFSDLDLLQEEAGFPTPPLSPERGVVITREYVTAFFDQTLKGIYSPLLDGPSPNNPEVLFQY
- a CDS encoding IS630 family transposase, yielding MAEPVKVRRLTDQEGQQLQRIVRRGSASSVRYRRAMMLLASAGGNRVPVIAQLVAADEDTVRDVIHRFNEIGLACLDPRWAGGRPRQLSPDDEDFVVQMATARPATLGQPFTRWSIRKLLAYLRRVHGRVIRIGREALRCLLARRGVTFQRTKTWKESTDPEYDAKLHRIEHVLERFPDRTFAFDEFGPLGIRPTAGSCWAEQSRPDRLPATYKRTHGVTYFHGCYSIGDDTLWGVNHRRKGAANSLAALRSIRAARPDGAPIYVIVDNLSAHKGWKIRQWARRNNVELCFTPTNASWANPIEAHFGPLRQFTLANSHHPNHTVQTRALHRYLRWRNANARHPDVLAAKRRERARIRSEKGVRWGGRPLLTA
- a CDS encoding helix-turn-helix domain-containing protein, with translation MLVPAIAVESGCSQKTVRRWLHRFNRDGLEGLDDLGLVPRLRPVPPAARQERQQQHQVVRVVPPGLCRELPERRRLPVPAQPRIDPMIRRHEHRVPFAHPDSRPLQSGRTGSLHPVRPDPEHTPSAHRSRFQQPFNTRTV
- a CDS encoding SOS response-associated peptidase, translated to MCGRFVSTTGPQDLVSLFGVTRWDPAETLDPSWNVAPTDPVWAVLERLDRDTGELARQLRPLRWGLVPSWAKDPSVGARMINARSETVHEKPAFRKAFATRRCLLPADGYYEWVAIAAAEGKKAYKQPYYLTPADNSLMAMAALYEFWRDPTRPDHDPLAWLTTTTVITTQARDDAGRVHDRMPLTIDQDDFATWLDPALTETAELRSLLRTPADGHLTVRPVSTAVNSVRNNGAQLLDEAPDAPPLA